Proteins from a genomic interval of Musa acuminata AAA Group cultivar baxijiao chromosome BXJ1-9, Cavendish_Baxijiao_AAA, whole genome shotgun sequence:
- the LOC135592541 gene encoding receptor-like protein 51, with protein MDRCSAALSIVLALLSAYTWTGGDAAPPSPSPTAAHGSTLDPRQLTALQSMGFPTVGDPCAAPSPRDNATACDDDAPFRHLVSLRLANCSPDLDLTTTALHALSTLRSLAFLRCPIPAPRHFPSDLVASLRSFSCAASLRRLTGVWLSRLQNLTDLTVIGVPVAASGPAIILSHMRHLRSASIASTNLSGSVPHHWHALDLVHLNLSSNHLKGPVPSSISVLGSLQTLDLSSNALTGTLPDSIGDLAALKSASFAHNSLSGPIPVSMSQLTLLVHLDLSSNQFNGSIPRSLSKLKGLKFLNLENNNFQGVLPFDASFLQKLEVFKVGGNSNLCYNHTLLSHKLKLGIAPCDKYGLPVSPPPDRSTRADTSDYSDNGGGDDVVADRKSSGGGHHGPSKLVLGVAIGLSCFVFLVIFLVCLSKLCG; from the coding sequence ATGGATCGTTGCTCGGCAGCTCTTTCCATAGTGCTCGCCCTGCTCTCGGCCTACACTTGGACAGGCGGCGATGCTGCCCCACCGTCCCCGTCGCCGACCGCCGCGCACGGCTCCACGCTCGACCCCCGCCAGCTCACGGCGCTCCAGTCCATGGGGTTTCCCACCGTCGGCGACCCATGCGCCGCCCCCTCCCCCCGCGACAACGCCACCGCCTGCGACGACGATGCCCCCTTCCGTCACCTCGTCTCCCTCCGCCTCGCCAACTGCTCCCCGGACCTCGACCTCACCACCACCGCTCTCCATGCCCTCTCCACCCTCCGCTCCCTCGCCTTCCTCCGCTGCCCCATCCCCGCCCCGAGGCACTTCCCGAGCGACCTCGTCGCCTCTCTTCGCTCCTTCTCCTGCGCCGCGTCCCTCCGCCGCCTTACCGGCGTCTGGCTCTCTCGCCTCCAGAACCTCACCGACCTCACCGTCATCGGCGTTCCCGTGGCCGCCAGCGGCCCTGCCATCATCCTCTCTCACATGCGCCACCTCCGTTCCGCCAGCATCGCCTCCACGAACCTCTCCGGCAGCGTCCCCCACCACTGGCACGCTCTCGACCTCGTCCACCTCAACCTTTCCTCCAACCACCTCAAGGGCCCCGTCCCGAGCTCCATCTCCGTGCTTGGCTCCCTCCAGACCCTCGACCTCAGCTCCAATGCGCTCACCGGAACCCTCCCCGACTCCATCGGCGACCTCGCCGCCCTCAAAAGCGCATCTTTCGCCCACAATTCGCTGTCCGGACCCATCCCCGTCTCAATGTCGCAGCTCACGCTGCTCGTCCACCTGGATCTGAGCTCGAATCAGTTCAACGGAAGCATTCCAAGGTCCCTATCCAAGTTGAAAGGCTTAAAGTTCCTGAACTTAGAGAACAACAACTTCCAGGGAGTGCTCCCCTTCGATGCGTCCTTCCTGCAAAAGCTCGAGGTCTTTAAGGTGGGCGGCAACAGCAACCTCTGCTACAACCACACTCTGCTTTCTCACAAGCTCAAGCTCGGCATCGCCCCCTGCGACAAGTACGGGTTGCCAGTGTCGCCGCCCCCGGACCGCTCCACTCGGGCGGACACGTCTGACTACTCCGAcaacggcggcggcgacgacgtaGTTGCAGATAGAAAGAGCAGCGGCGGAGGCCACCACGGGCCGAGCAAGCTTGTGCTTGGGGTGGCCATTGGGCTGTCCTGCTTTGTTTTCTTGGTCATCTTCCTCGTCTGCCTCTCCAAGCTATGCGGCTGA